TCGCCCACGGCGTTTCCGCCACTTCCATACATCCGGGCAATGGTGATGATGCAATGGCCTTCCCATTCATCGCCGGGGATAGCCTTTGCGGAAGCGGAACGTTCACTTTGGGGAATGAATATCTTGTCGAGCCATGCGATGTGCGGTGAGAATACACGGACCATTATGCCGACATAGAACATCGAAATCAGGGTACCTACGCCAATTAGTTTCCAGCTCCATTCACCAAAGTAAATGAACATGAATATCGTGCCGATAAGTACCAGAGACGTATCGGAGCAGATTTTCACTTTTCCGAAATCACGTTTTAAAAATCTGGAGATGGCCAGCGGAAGCCCTTCACCTGCCAGCATCAACGAATCGCAACGTACCTCGCATGCGATGCCGAAAGCTAAAACCGCTCCTCCGATGAGCAACTCGATAAGCCTTAACGGATAACCAATCATCGGATTCATATCGAACGGAATCTGCAGGAATCCGGTCATCCACATCGTCAGGTCGGTATAAAATCCGAAAAGGAAGGATACCAGAATCTGTGCATACTGGCGCTTTTCGAAATCCTTGCGCAATAATAGCATCTGAATGGAGATGAAAAATACGTGCATGCAGATAGTGAGTTGCCCCATGGTGAGATTCATGCCCGGAATAAGCGACAGGATATAAGGAGGGGCGGATATGGGCGATGAACCAAGGTTGGCCCGAATGGACAATGAAGTGCCGAAAGCGATGATAAATAGAATGGCGATAAAGCTGATGTAGCGGCGTGTCCACTCTTCTTTGCTTCTCTTGATATTCATAGGCTTGCATATTAGAAAACGCTGGCGAAGTTACATAAAATCCGGCATACTGAATAGATATTTTGCGGCTTTAACGTTCGATGCTCTCTCCTTCTTTTTTGATGCACCAGAATTCAACGCCTTTGGCATCGGCAAATTCTTTCATCCGGCTTGCCGATTGGAATCCGCTGGCAACGAAGTGCATGGGGACAAGCAATCCTACCCGGAAGCGGTCGATGAACTGGCGGGCTCCGCGTGTATAGCCATTTCCGATACGTCCGTCTATGGGAAACATTACGAGGTCGAAGCCGGCGGTAAGCTTGCGGATGTCTTTCAGTTCGCCTAAATAGCGTTTTTCTTCTTTCTCGGGGTCGATTTCCATACCGAATTCGGGGCTGTATATGGTTCCGCCTGTATAGTCATCGGTCAGGAAGCGGGCGTACCAGTTATTCAGGTCGCCTGCGTGAAAGAGGGTTTTGCCTTCGGTCTGCACCACCCACGACACGCCGCTATCGTTGCTTCCGGCAGCGGTGGCATGGATGTGCCGGTCTTGCCAGCTTCCTCCTTTGGCAAGCCATGCATCGGCTTCGTCACGTCTGGCTCTACGGTGTTTCAAGATATCTTTCGAAAGGAGATAAGTGATGTCCGGTTTAATTGATTTCCAAGTGAAGATGTCACGGTTGAAATGGTCTTCGTGGAAGTGGCTGGCAAACACGTACATCGGTTTGTCGCATTTCAGCAATCCGTCGATAACATGTGCCGGATCCAGCCAATAGTCGAAGACCAGCATGCAATTTTCGGTTTCTAAGGCAAAGCCGCTATGGAAGATGTAGGTCAGTTTCATATATATCTTTGGTTATCTTTTATATTTACTTCGGTATTCGGCTGGCGAGATGCCGTATTCTTTCTTGAAACAGCGGTTGAAGTAGGGGATGTCGGCAAAGCCTACCGCATAAGCAATTTCGGATATGTTTTGGTCGGTGCGGTTGAGCAATGTAACCGCCATTTGCAGGCGGAAACGGTTGAGGTATACCGTAAAAGGCTCGTTGACTGACTTTTTGAAGAAAAGGCAAAAAGCGTTTTTGTTCATGGCAATGTGGTCTGCCACTTCGCCCAGCGTGATTTTCCGATGGTAGTTTTCGATGATGTATTTGTAGACGGCCTGCAGGCGTTGTTTGTTTTTATGAATGGGTATGCCGTTGAATGCATGATGGCCGATGTATCTGCTGTTGCCGGAACAGGATGCGAGCATGAGGATTTGCAAAAAACCAATGAGCCGTTGTTGTTCATTGTAGTTTTCGAACTCCAGCAGGATGTGACGTATTTCTTCCGCTCCTTCCCCTTGTACCGACAAGCATTGTTTCAGGTTGGTATAGAACGAAGCGGTTTCTTGAAATTCTTTGGCAAAGCGGGAAAGGCGGTCAAGAAAAGCTTGCGGAAACTGGATGAATGCTTCTTCTATCCTTTCGTCTGCCGGACACGCCAGTTTGTCGTATATCCAGCAATGGGGGATGTTGGCAGGTATGATGATGATGTCACCTTCCCGAAAGTTTTCGATGAAATCGTCCGTAATGCGTTGTCCTCCGCCTTTGATGACGAATCCGATTTCCAGTTCCGGATGCTGGTGATAGCCTATCGCGCTTTTGTACCACGATGTACAACGGCGGTAGAAGAATGAGTTTTCTGTATTTTGCGCTACTTGTTCGTAAATGACATTGTTCATGGTTTTCTCCCGTTAGCTTTGCGAATATATACAATATTATGGGCAGGTGTATGCTAAAGGGGGGAAAATTTAGATACTTTTGTGAATATACGACAATAGTGCGTGTGTTTTGTTCAATTTTTTTGTAAAAATATCCATTACCTTTGCTATCATAAATTAATAGTTAAGGTTACGTTGTCGGCCGGGATGTAGAGAGTACATGTACCGGCCGTTTTTATTGCGTGGCTATAAACGGAAAAAAGCGATTGCACAATGGTGTAACCGCTTTTTTGATTATTTACAAAAAGCCTTTCGGCATTTATCAGATTCTTTACTAAAAGCTACTGCTTTTTGGGCTTTAGCTTACTTTTTGTTGTTTACTTGCTGAGTCTGTCGTTCAGCATTACATAACCCCAGATCATCGGATCTGCATTGGCAATCTTGTGAAAAATGTTTTTTACCTTTTTCATAATGTTATCCTTTCTTTTTTAGTTAATAATACCTGAAAACTTAAATCTAACTTTTGTTTAACTTTCAATATTGGTTTTGTTATCCTTTAAATCTCCGGCGAACCTCACGGCTGGCCTTTGATGTTTTTCTTTTCAATCTTTTTTTACCTTAAATCTTATAGTTTAGTTAAGTTCTAGAACTTGTTGTTCTTTAATTACACTGCAAATATACTGCCTTTTTGCTTTCAAAATATGTTTTATAGCATATATTTTGGCTTTTCCCTTGTTTTATTGACCTAAGTCAAAAAATGCGGAAGTATTTGAGGGCTTTATCGTAGAAGAGGGGATATTTTGTCAGTCAGGGGCTGACAAATGGGCAGGATGTATGGATATTCCGCCATATTGGCATTATTGGGCGGTATGTTGGCTGATAAAGTTCAGGATTTCTTCTTTTTGGTCGGGATGAAACCATGTGATGTCGGTGTCTCGCTTGAACCACGTCATTTGTTTGCGTGAGTAGATGCGGGAGTTTTGCTTGATTTTTTCGATGGCGAAAGGAAGGTCCCATTCTCCGTCAAAGTATTTGAAGAGTTCTTTATAGCCTACGGTGTTCAGTGAATTGAGATGCCGGAAGGGGTAAACCTTGCGGGCTTCTTCCAATAATCCTTCTTCCATCATCTGGTCTACCCGAAGGTTGATGCGGGCATATAGTTCTTCTCGTTCGCGCTTCAATCCGATTTTCAGGAGGTGAAAAGGGCGTTGTTTTTGTGTGCGGGTTCGGAAAGAAGTATAGGTCTTTCCCGTCATATAGCAGATTTCGAGGGCATGGATAACCCGTTTGGGGTTCTTCAAGTCAACGGTCTGATAATATTCCGGATCCAGAAGCTTCAGTTCGCTGCAGAGGCGTTCCAACCCTTCTTGTTCATATCTTTCCATCATCAGCCGGCGTGTTTCGGCATCTACCGTGGGGATATCGTCAATGCCTTTGCATACGGCATCGACGTACATCATCGAGCCTCCGGTCAGCACCACCACATCGTGTGCTTTAAAAAGTTCGTCCAGCTTTTTGAGTGCGTCTGCCTCGTATTGTGCTGCGCTGTAATAATCGGTGAGTTGTAATGTGCCTACAAAATAATGGGGAACCCGTGCCAGTTGGCTGGGAGTAGGAGCTGCCGTACCTATTTTCAAATCGGCATAAAGCTGGCGGGAATCCGCCGAGAGGATGGAAGTGTGGTAGGTTTCGGCGATGGACAGGCTTAATTCGGTTTTGCCTACGCCTGTAGCGCCAATGAGGACGATGAGGGTCATAAAAATGAAGAATTAAAGAATGAAGAATGAAGAATGAGTAAGGTGTTCAACCGATTCTTCATTCTTATTTCTTCATTCTTCATTAAAAAATTAGTATTTATCTTCGTCATACGGATTTCCTCCGCTCCCAATGTCGTATCCGTCGGGGTCGAAGTCGTCCATATCGTATTCCTGGTCTCCGTAGAAGTTCTCGTCTAAGTCCAGTGATGAATCCATTTTCTTCATTTGCTCGTCGAAGTCGATGACTTGTTGGGGCGGATTTCCTTCTTTCCGTGAGCAAGTGGCATGTTGGAGGTCTTTCCCGGTGATGATTTCCGACAGTTCGATGAAGAATACGCGTTCAGCCAAGGGGTCGAATACATAGAGCAGCTTTTGCTTTTCATCTTCCAGCAGTTCACTCAGGCGGGTATCTTTCATGACGAATGTATCTTCTTCCGAGCTTCCTGCTCCCATATCTTCCAGCGTGATTTCAATTTCTTTTTCCCAGTCATCGTCGCAGATGAAGAAAGAAGTCATCTGGTCATCCTTATAGCCTGTACATTTCAGGATAGCTTCATGCAAGTCGTAGAATGAAGCATCCGAATCGATTTTGATTTCTCTTATGAAATCATCCACTTCGTCTGATATGATTCTAAATTTGTATACCATAATCTTTCGTTAAACTTGAATTGATGCGGTAAAGGTACAAAAATTTTTTATCGGATGATGCCTCTTTCCGAATTTTCGATAAAAGAAACGATGTATTCGATTTCGGGACTCATCGGTATTTCTTCTCTTACTTGTTGCAGGGCATCGGTCACGTTCTTTCCGTTATTGTAGATGATGCGGTAGGCGTTGTGGATATTCTCTATCAGTTCGTTCGAGAATCCGCGCCGGCGCAGGCCTACAATGTTGATGCCGCTATAGGCAATGGGTTCGCGCCCTGCGATAATATAAGGAGGGATGTCTTTGCTGAACCGGCATCCGCCTTGTATCATGACGTATCCTCCCACCCGGCAGAACTGGTGCATCAGTACGTTGGCGCTTACAATGGCGTTGTCGTCGATGATGACTTCACCTGCCATTTTCGTGGAGTTTCCGATGATGCATCCGCTTCCGACATGGGTGTCGTGTGCCACATGTACGCCTTCCATGAGGAGGTTGTTGTTTCCTACGATGGTTTTCCCTTTGGCTGCGGTGCCCCGGTTGATAGTCACATTCTCGCGTATGGTGTTGTTGTCGCCTATTTCGGCTGTGGTCTCTTCTCCCCGGAACTTCAGGTCTTGCGGAATGGCTCCGATGACGGCTCCCGGAAAGATACGGTTGTTGTTGCCTATGCGTGAACCGTATAAGATGTTCGCATTAGGCATAATGGTATTGTTGTCGCCAATGACCACGTTCTTGTCGATGAATACAAAGGGACCGATTTCGACGTTTTCCCCTATGATTGCTTCCGGATGTACGTATGCTAATGGACTTATCATTTTATTTGTTTTTTACTATTTGTGCCATAAATTCAGCTTCGCAAACGATTTTTTCTCCTACGAAGATGTATCCTTTCATCGTAGAGATGCCGCGGCGAATCGGTGCCATCAGTTCTACACGGAACACGAGTGTATCGCCGGGCACTACTTTTTGGCGGAATTTTACATTGTCTATTTTCAAGAAGTAAGTAGAATATCTTTCAGGTTCGGCCAATGAGTTAAGCACCAGCAGGCCTCCTACCTGTGCCATGGCTTCTACCTGAAGAACGCCCGGCATGACCGGTTCTTGCGGGAAATGCCCTTGGAAGAACGGTTCGTTCGAAGTGACGTTCTTTACGCCCACGATGTAATTTGCTCCGATGGCGATGACTTTGTCTACCAGTTGGAACGGGTAACGGTGGGGAAGGAGTTCGCGGATGCGGTTCACGTCCATTAAAGGAGGTTCGTTGCAATTATAAATAGGAGCCTGAATCTCGTGCAGGCGGATTTCCTTACGCAACTGGCGGGCGAATTTATTGTTGATGGTATGTCCCGGGCGGGTGGCGATGATGCGTCCTTTGATGGGTTTCCCAATCAGGGCAAGGTCGCCGATGATGTCAAGCAGCTTGTGGCGTGCCGGTTCGTTGGACCATACCAAAGGAATGTGGTTGATGTATCCCAGGTGGCTGGCATCCATGTGCGGGACTCCCATTACATCGGCAAGCTTGTCGAAGTTTTCCTGCGTCATCTGTTTCTCGTAGATGACGATGGCATTGTCCAAATCTCCTCCCTTGATAAGCCCGGCATTCAGCAGAGGTTCGATTTCCCTCACGAATACGAAGGTGCGTGCCGATGCGATTTCGGTAGGGAATTCATCCATGTTCTCCAATGTGGCGTATTGGTTGGTCAGAATCTTGGAATCGTAAGAGATTAATACGTTTAAGCTGAATTTATCATCCGGCAAGACGATGATGGAAGACCCTGTTTCTTCATCGCGCACTTCGATTTTCGATTTGATGATGTAATAATCTTTCGGAGCGGTTTGTTCCTCAATGCCTACCCGCTGGATGCATTCTACGTATGCTTTCGAGCTTCCGTCTAAAATCGGAAGTTCGGGACCGTTTACCTGAATCAGGCAATTATCGATACCGGCTGCATAGAGGGCAGCCATGGCGTGCTCTACGGTACTTACTTTTACCCCGTTCTTAGCCAAAACAGTACCCCGTGTGGTGTCTACCACATTATCCGCTATGGCATCGATGATGGGCTGGTCGTCCAGGTCGATGCGTTGGATTTTATATCCGTGGTGTTCGGGGGCAGGATTGAATGTCACGGTCAGCTTGACTCCGGTATGGAGTCCCTTGCCGTTCAGTGTAAAACTGCCTTTTAGTGTTTTTTGTTTTAACATGGGTTTTATTTATTAAGTTGTTTCTTTAATTCTTCCAGTTCCTTCTGCATGCGTCTCATGTCTTCGTACATATCGGGCAGCTTCTTGTATATGACCGCCGAGCGCGCAAAAAGCTTCGGGTCGATGGCGGGATATCCCATCAGGGTGCTGCCCGACTTGGTATTGCCCGGTATGCCCGATTGGGCTCCGATAGTCACGCGGTCGCCCACTTTGATATGTCCGGCTACACCTACTTGTCCGGCAAATACGCACCATTCGCCTATCTTGGCGGAACCTGCCACGCCTCCTTGCGAAGCCATCACCGTGTGGCTTCCTATCTCTACATTGTGGGCAATCTGAATCAGGTTGTCCAGCTTTACGCCCTTATGGATGATGGTGGCGCCCATCGTGGCACGGTCTACGCACGTATTGGCACCGATTTCCACATTGTCCTCAATAACGACGATACCGATTTGGGGAATCTTGTCATAGCCTTCGGCGGAGGGGGCAAACCCGAATCCGTCCGCACCGATGACACATCCGGCATGCAGGATGCAATTATTCCCTATGCGGCAATCCTGGTAAATGGTGACATGGGGATATAGCGTGGTGTTGGAGCCGATTTTAACATGGCTTCCTACGGTGACATGCGGATGGATGCAGGCGTTGTCGCCTATTTCTGCGCCTGCTTCGATGCAGGCAAAGGGGCCGATATAGACATCTTTTCCGATTTTGGCGGTTGGAGCAATGGATGCCAGCGGGTCGATGCCCGTCTTTTTCGGCTTGTTTTGTTCGTATAAAGTCAGGAGTTGAGCCAGGCTTTCGTATGCGTTGTCTACTTTAATCAAGGTGGCACTGACCGGTTGTTCCGGTTCGAAATCTTTATTGACCAATACAATCGTTGATTGGGTCGTATATATATAATGTGTATATTTCGGGTTTGAAAGGAAAGAAATGGCACCCGGTACGCCTTCTTCTATCTTTGCGAATGTGTGTACGGTAGCATGCTCGTTCCCTACTATTTCTCCGTGGATATATTCCGCAATTTGTTTGGCTGAAAACTCCATAACTTATCGTGTCTTTTTTGTTTTTCTATTAGTGTCTTTAGTACGCTCCTTGTTTAATTATGCAAATTACGTATTTTTTTTTATATATCCGTGCAAAACGTCAATTATTTATCTTTTTAGTGGTCTAAAACACGTTAATCGATGTTTTTTTAACTTTAGCTCCCCCGGATGCACATAGCTTCGTGGGGGAATGCAGATGCTTGCGCAGGGCGATGAAGCTATATCCATAGGAAGATGCAGGCAATATGGATTCCGTAAATTGCCTGCAGGGGCGTATGCGGCACGTCCCTGCAGGCGGTTGGGGATTATACGATACGGGCGGCTTTCAATTGTTCCGCCATTTGTTTCTGGACTTTTCCGGCTTCATCTTTAGCGGCCTGGGCAAAGTTCTCGCTCTTGTCGGCATAGATGATGGCACGGCTGGAGTTGACGATAAGTCCGCATTCGGGAGTCATGCCATAGCGGCACACTTCTTCCAGCGAGCCTCCTTGTGCGCCGATGCCCGGCACGAGCAGGAAATGGTTGGGCACGATGCGGCGGATATCCTCGAACATGCGTCCTTGGGTGGCACCTACTACGTACATCATGTTCTGGTCGTTTGCCCATTCTTGTGACTTGCGCAAGACTTTTTCGAAAAGCCGTTCACCTTCCTTGTCCTCCGTCAGCTGGAAATCGTGCGAACCTTTGTTCGAGGTCAGCGCCAGCAGGATGACCCATTTCCCTTCGTAGGAGAGGAAGGGCGTTACGCTGTCCTCGCCCATGTAGGGAGCCACGGTCAGCGAGTCGATGTCAAGCTCTTCGAAGAAGGTGCGGGCATACATGGCGGAGGTGTTTCCGATATCCCCGCGTTTGGCATCGGCGATGATGAACTGGTCGGGATAGTTTTTCTTGATGTATTCCACGGTCTTTTCGAAAGCTATCCAGCCTTTTACGCCCATGCTTTCATAAAAAGCCAGGTTCGGCTTATAGGCGATGCAATAAGGGGCGGTTGCGTCTATAATGGCTTTGTTGAATGCAAAGATAGGGTCTTCTTCCTTCAGCAGGTGTCCGGGGATTTTCTTGATGTCGGTATCCAGCCCTACACACAGGAAGGATTGTTTGCGCTTGATGTTTTCAAAGAGTTCTTGTTTGTTCATATTGGTCTGTTTTTGAATTTATTTTTGATAAAAGAGATATCCCTTGAAAGACAAGTGTGTATCTTCTATGTTTGTTTTGTTATAGTTTAAACTGAATCGGGTGAGCACGAAGCTCTTGTCGGGTGAATTGCACCGCAGGGCCGTAGGGGGCATCGCGGCGGTTTCGGGGAATGTGCCTCCGGAAGTATGCGCCTGCAGCTTCCAAATGGTATCCAAATCGAAATAGACGGTGTCTCCCGTAAGCTCGAGCGGTACAGGCAATGACCCGTTTTCCCACCATTTATCGGGCAGGGAACCGTCTGCCCCCGACATGTATTGGTCGATTTCTATCACCTGGTTATGCCCTTCGGGGATAGGGAGAGGCTCAGAAGGTTCGGTTTCTCCCTGGTAGGAGAAGTGGGGCGATTCGGCTTCGGGAAGCGAGTATAGCAAAATGTCTTGGTCTACCAGGTCGCTTATGCTTTCCCATCCGAACCAGTTCCGCATGTATCTCACTCGGTCGTTGATGTTCGCGGCATGGGCGTACGGGAGCGATGCGAGCCACTTCTCGTACCCTTCCCGGGATAAGGGGAGGGAAGAGATGCCCGATGCCTTTAACTCGTTTTCGATATCGGCATGAATCTTATTCCGGGTGATGCCGGCATAGTTTACCGGAAGCACGGAAGTCAGCAGGAATATCACGGAGAACGAGACCGGTATCCAGTTGATGCGCCTTGCCTTGTTGAGAATCAGCCCGATGCAGACGATGTAGCACCAGGCGTTGAAGGTGATGAGGTAAAGGCGGTTGATGCTGATGCCGTAATCCTGGAACCGGCGCATGATGCTGACGGTCATCAGGACCAGCAAGGGCAATGCCACGAGCGGAAGCCCGTATGCAATACGTTTGTCCGTTTGCCTTTCTCTTCCGATGCGGGAGGGGTAGATGCCGAACTCAATCGCGATGCATCCGGCCATCATGAGGGTGACCAGCCAGGAGACCCAGCCCGTGGGTAGTTCCCAGGTAATGAGTATCTTGGCGGCGTAGATGTAAAGCACAAGGATATAGCCCATTTCCAAAGGCAGGAAAAGGTAGCGGATAATCCCGTTCAGGAATGGGCTGGCGTGAGGGGATTCGTTATGCTTTTCGCGTCCTTGCGGGAGCATTCCGAGGAATAAGAGCAAGGAGAGGAATACGTTGCATACGGTCACGATATAGCCGTAGGCCTTATGATTGACTTCGATGTTGAACAGGGCTTGCAGGGAATAGGCAAGCAGGCAGGTTCCGAGGCTCATGACGCTCCCGATGAGTATGGAGGTGATAAACGCTCCAAAGCTTGCGGAAGCGAAGTTCCAGTTAGGCATATCGTTCTTGGTGCGTGAGAAGGAAAGGAAAAAGACGGATATGCCGATGGCAAAGATTGCGGCTCCGTGCGCGATTCCGATTTCGGTCAGCGACTCGCCGGGCGAAAGGGAATACAGGAACAGGGCATCTGCTATCAATAGCCCGTGAGGGAGTACATGGGCTATGGCTTTGCGTACCGGATGCTCCATTTCCTCACTCCAGAGATGAAGGGTGAGCGAAAGGAGCGTGCCTGCCGAGAGGTAATATCCGATGATGACAATCAGCTTGTTCTCTGTTTCATAATCTGTGGCGATTAGGTGAATCAGATAGACGCTCAGGGCAATGCCGAACAATACCGTGACGGGGAAACGTCTCAAAGTGGTTTGCAACGTTCCGGCAAGGATACTGGCTATTTGTTGATACCATGGCCTGTTCATGACGCTGGTCGGTTAAAGGTTATAGTTCGCTTTCTTTCAGTCTCTCGGCGTTCTCCGCCACTATCAGGTGGTCGATACAATCCTGTATGTCGCCGTCCATAAAGGCGGCAAGGTTGTAGATGGTATAATTGATGCGGTGGTCGGTGATGCGTCCCTGCGGGTAATTGTAGGTACGGATTTTTGCCGAACGGTCGCCGGTGCTTACCATGGTCTTGCGCTTCGAGGCGATATCGTCGATGTATTTCTGGTGTTCCTTGTCATATATAAAGGTACGCAGGCGTGCGAGCGCGCGCTCCTTATTTTTAGGCTGGTCGCGTGTCTCGGTACATTCTATCAGGATTTCTTCTACCACGCCCGTATTGGGGTTTTTCCAGTTATAGCGCAGGCGTACGCCCGATTCCACTTTGTTCACGTTCTGGCCTCCGGCACCGCTGCTTCGGAACGTATCCCATTTGATTTCGCCTTCATTGATTTCCACATCAAAGGGTTCGGCTTCGGGCAATACGGCTACAGATGCCGCCGAGGTATGTACACGCCCCTGGGTTTCGGTGGCGGGTACGCGTTGCACCCGGTGCACGCCCGATTCGTATTTCAGTGTCCCGTATACCTTATCACCTGTCACGGAACAGATGATTTCCTTGAATCCGCCCGATGCGCCTTCGCTGGCACTCGATACTTCCAGCTTCCAGCCTTTGCGCTCGCAGTATTTCGAGTACATGCGGAAGAGGTCTCCGGCAAAGATAGCCGCTTCGTCCCCTCCGGTTCCCCCTCGGATTTCGAGGATGGCATTACGGTCGTCCTGCGGGTCGGCAGGGATGAGCAGAAGCTTGATTTCTTCTTCCAGTTCCGGTATGCGTGCTTCGCATGCGGCGGCTTCCTCGCGTGCCATTTCCTTCAGTTCCGGGTCGTTTTCGCCCATCATCATTTTTGCCTCTTCCAGTCCGTTCAGGCATTGCAGGTATTCCCCGCGTGCCTTCATGATGTCGCTCAGCTCTTTGTATTCTTTCGTGAGCTTCACGTACCGCTTCTGGTCGGCGATGACGGAAGGGTCGGTAATCAGGGTCGAAACTTCTTCAAAGCGTGCCACCAGCCCGTCTAATTTCTCTAATAATGTGTTGTTGTTTTCTGACATATAAGTTTAACCTTCAATCAATTTGATGTATGTTTGTAACGCTTCTATCTCTTTTTCTTCTACCAGTTGGCGGAAAGGTATCGGATTTTTGTCCACGTGCGATGCTTCCAGTGCTTGGTAATAGGTTAGTTTGCTTTCGGCATCTCCTTTTAGTACGATGAATACATATCCATGACGCAACAGGTAAAGGTTCATCAGCAGGCGCGAAGTCCGTCCGTTTCCGTCTATAAACGGATGAATGCGCACCAGCTCATCGTGCAGGTAGGCGGCAATGTTTACCGGATGAACGCCTTGGGTTTCCATTTCGCGGAAACGGATCAGGAAGTCTTCCATTTGCTTTTCTATCAGATAAGGTTGGGGAGGAACGTGCCTGCTTCCCGAAATCAGTATAGGCACCGTACGGTAACGCCCGGCATTTTCCCGGTCGATGCCTCGCAGGATAAGTGCATGAATCTGGAGGATGACGCGTTCGGTCAGAGGCTCTTCACTTTGCGCCAGCTCTTTGATGAACGCAATGGCTTCCTGATGATTGATAGCCTCCAAGTGTTCGCGCATGCTTTTTCCGCTTATCGTGAGTCCTTCTTCTACCACCAAAGCGGTTTCCTGCAAGGTCAATGTATTGCCTTCTATCCGGTTGCTTTCGTATGTATATTCTATGTCGAGAGCTTCCCTTATTTTGTCCAATGCTTCTTTGGGAAGGGGGCGTAACGAACCCAGACGCGATTTCATCGCATCCAGCTTCGCTAATAATGTATTGTTCTCTGACATCATAATCGGATTTTATCTCTGTTTCTTTTTTCGGGTTGGCACGTGTCGTGCATTATTCCCAAAGCTTTCTTGAAAAGTCTATTTGCCGAAAGACGATACCCCAACAAATGAACCACCATACTATGCAGAACAGCAGCTCTTGGAACATCTTTCCCGAGAACGTGTGGTTCATGATGAGGGCAATGCAGGTCAGGGTAGAATCTATGGCTACGATGGCACACGCTACGCTGATTAAAATAAAATAGCCTCTCCGCACACATTGGTTTACACTGGTTAAACCTTTCCAACGGCTGACAAGGAATGCGGAGAGTATGATAATCAAACAGACTAACCGGATGTATGCCATATCAATACTTGAACTCCCCGAACTCACTCCGGATAATCAGTTCCTTATGGTCGCTTTCCTCGATGCGTCCTACTACTTGCGCGTCGATGTTGAACGATTTCGAGATGGCGATGACTTCTTCGGCGTGTTCGGGCGAGAGGTAAACCTCCAGACGGTGTCCCATGTTGAATACCTTGTACATTTCGTCCCAATCTGTTCCGCTCTGTTCCTTGATGGTACGG
The Phocaeicola salanitronis DSM 18170 genome window above contains:
- a CDS encoding bifunctional UDP-3-O-[3-hydroxymyristoyl] N-acetylglucosamine deacetylase/3-hydroxyacyl-ACP dehydratase → MLKQKTLKGSFTLNGKGLHTGVKLTVTFNPAPEHHGYKIQRIDLDDQPIIDAIADNVVDTTRGTVLAKNGVKVSTVEHAMAALYAAGIDNCLIQVNGPELPILDGSSKAYVECIQRVGIEEQTAPKDYYIIKSKIEVRDEETGSSIIVLPDDKFSLNVLISYDSKILTNQYATLENMDEFPTEIASARTFVFVREIEPLLNAGLIKGGDLDNAIVIYEKQMTQENFDKLADVMGVPHMDASHLGYINHIPLVWSNEPARHKLLDIIGDLALIGKPIKGRIIATRPGHTINNKFARQLRKEIRLHEIQAPIYNCNEPPLMDVNRIRELLPHRYPFQLVDKVIAIGANYIVGVKNVTSNEPFFQGHFPQEPVMPGVLQVEAMAQVGGLLVLNSLAEPERYSTYFLKIDNVKFRQKVVPGDTLVFRVELMAPIRRGISTMKGYIFVGEKIVCEAEFMAQIVKNK
- the lpxD gene encoding UDP-3-O-(3-hydroxymyristoyl)glucosamine N-acyltransferase — encoded protein: MEFSAKQIAEYIHGEIVGNEHATVHTFAKIEEGVPGAISFLSNPKYTHYIYTTQSTIVLVNKDFEPEQPVSATLIKVDNAYESLAQLLTLYEQNKPKKTGIDPLASIAPTAKIGKDVYIGPFACIEAGAEIGDNACIHPHVTVGSHVKIGSNTTLYPHVTIYQDCRIGNNCILHAGCVIGADGFGFAPSAEGYDKIPQIGIVVIEDNVEIGANTCVDRATMGATIIHKGVKLDNLIQIAHNVEIGSHTVMASQGGVAGSAKIGEWCVFAGQVGVAGHIKVGDRVTIGAQSGIPGNTKSGSTLMGYPAIDPKLFARSAVIYKKLPDMYEDMRRMQKELEELKKQLNK
- the pyrF gene encoding orotidine-5'-phosphate decarboxylase — translated: MNKQELFENIKRKQSFLCVGLDTDIKKIPGHLLKEEDPIFAFNKAIIDATAPYCIAYKPNLAFYESMGVKGWIAFEKTVEYIKKNYPDQFIIADAKRGDIGNTSAMYARTFFEELDIDSLTVAPYMGEDSVTPFLSYEGKWVILLALTSNKGSHDFQLTEDKEGERLFEKVLRKSQEWANDQNMMYVVGATQGRMFEDIRRIVPNHFLLVPGIGAQGGSLEEVCRYGMTPECGLIVNSSRAIIYADKSENFAQAAKDEAGKVQKQMAEQLKAARIV
- a CDS encoding DUF4153 domain-containing protein; the encoded protein is MNRPWYQQIASILAGTLQTTLRRFPVTVLFGIALSVYLIHLIATDYETENKLIVIIGYYLSAGTLLSLTLHLWSEEMEHPVRKAIAHVLPHGLLIADALFLYSLSPGESLTEIGIAHGAAIFAIGISVFFLSFSRTKNDMPNWNFASASFGAFITSILIGSVMSLGTCLLAYSLQALFNIEVNHKAYGYIVTVCNVFLSLLLFLGMLPQGREKHNESPHASPFLNGIIRYLFLPLEMGYILVLYIYAAKILITWELPTGWVSWLVTLMMAGCIAIEFGIYPSRIGRERQTDKRIAYGLPLVALPLLVLMTVSIMRRFQDYGISINRLYLITFNAWCYIVCIGLILNKARRINWIPVSFSVIFLLTSVLPVNYAGITRNKIHADIENELKASGISSLPLSREGYEKWLASLPYAHAANINDRVRYMRNWFGWESISDLVDQDILLYSLPEAESPHFSYQGETEPSEPLPIPEGHNQVIEIDQYMSGADGSLPDKWWENGSLPVPLELTGDTVYFDLDTIWKLQAHTSGGTFPETAAMPPTALRCNSPDKSFVLTRFSLNYNKTNIEDTHLSFKGYLFYQK
- the prfA gene encoding peptide chain release factor 1: MSENNNTLLEKLDGLVARFEEVSTLITDPSVIADQKRYVKLTKEYKELSDIMKARGEYLQCLNGLEEAKMMMGENDPELKEMAREEAAACEARIPELEEEIKLLLIPADPQDDRNAILEIRGGTGGDEAAIFAGDLFRMYSKYCERKGWKLEVSSASEGASGGFKEIICSVTGDKVYGTLKYESGVHRVQRVPATETQGRVHTSAASVAVLPEAEPFDVEINEGEIKWDTFRSSGAGGQNVNKVESGVRLRYNWKNPNTGVVEEILIECTETRDQPKNKERALARLRTFIYDKEHQKYIDDIASKRKTMVSTGDRSAKIRTYNYPQGRITDHRINYTIYNLAAFMDGDIQDCIDHLIVAENAERLKESEL